The nucleotide sequence CACCTTGCAGCTTTACAATAGGTGCAACCCAGTCCCGGAGTCTCATTGAATCagtcccctgtgatatccagctcCTGACACAGGTTACTCACTGAAATTGCAGATCCTCTGCCCTCAGTGCAGTGTACCTCAGTTTACTAGTTTTACCTTAAATCACCACTCCTGTAAAATCTCTCAGCACTTGTGAGTACTTACAGtaaaacaaaagaaggtttaGTTAAGAAAGAATGGAGAGTTAACTAGAAACAAGAGTATGTGGTGGAAACAAATTATTactatacaaaacaaaatcataaagcATGAACCTGGGATTCAGGATTGTAAAATCTCTCCAGGACAGTATTCCTAAGTATCTTTGTAGTGGCACACAAGGTGAATATCCTCAGTGCTATAGCAGTAACAATCTGCTTCTGCAGCTTTTACCTTTACTAATAATGGGGGGAAATCTTTTACTAATCACACACTgatgtgcctttaaaaaaaaaaacacacaaaaactttTGAAGCATTGTaagctttttttgttcttttgcttttttattgAGAGATTTGTTCAAGTGGCATGATCAGAGCAGTTTGTCCTTTCACTCTCTCTCACCCATGGTGACTGTTTTATAATTAGTCCCATGTTGGTTGTGTTCTGCATCATTTGATAACACAGAGCACTCCATACATTAATCGTGGAACTACAAGACTGAGGCTATCCGTTTACGTGTTGCTCTCCTGCATATAAATTGTGTAGGATGTGCAAAGCCACTAAATTAATCCAATTCTCTGGAGAGTTCAGATGCTAATCCATGAATCAGTTATGTGTAGCAGACTGCTGACCAGTGCAAAGCAAAATGTGCACTATGACAATTAGCTCCAAAGTTAAGATTCACACTTCTAATTTTACatatatctgtaaaataggagtTGGGTGTGCAAGAAATGCAAGATGAACACACTCTCCCTTGGAACTCCAGGAAAGTTTCATGTGTACAAGGAGTGCAGAATTGGGTCCCAACCCATcgtcagtgaaaatgagattttATGGGATTATATTTGTGCCTGAGGACACCATCTCACGTATTTAAAAAGATGGACTGACAAGTGaagtgaaatgggaataatgttAATGCATATAATCTTTAGTGAGCTTCAAAAGTAAGACTTCACTATTTTTAGTTAAATTTAATTGGAATAGCTGCTCAGTGCTGTGGTACACCAAACCTttaagtcaggggtgggcaaactttttggcctgagggccacatcaggattcCGAAAcactatggagggctgggtagggaaggctgtgcctccccaaacagcctggccactGCCCCATATCTGGCCACTGCCACTTCccgcctcctgactgcccccctcagaaccccctcaacccccccttctccttgtcccctaaccgcccccccccactgcctgtcccctgactgttccgacccctatccacacccctgccccctgacaggccccctgggactcccatgcctatcccactgccccctgccccttatccaacccccccactctccATGCTGCCAGGCAGTCTAGAGCACGTAGGCAGGCCGGTGGCTCTCGCAGacatgctgcctggcaggagcttgcagccagCCACCCAGAGCGCTGACGGTACGGTGAGCTGAGactgcaggggaagggctgggagctcaggggccaggcaggatgatCCCATGAGCCAGATATGGCCCGCggtccatagtttgcccacctctgctttaggtTATCAGTAGTGTGCCAGGTGTAAAGGGCTGAAGGCACTTCAGCTGCTAGACCTTGTAGGCACTAGCCCTGATGGGTCACAGTAAGCAATAGCGGTTCTTGTTTTGGCCTCTGGGGCAGTCCAGTCGAGGGTTAGCTAGCTCTTCAGGGCTAGTGCCTGAGGTGCCCTCTCCAGTCCAGTCTCTCTTCAGAGCAAATAGGAGCTTGCACGTTTCCAGGCCAGGATCAGTTGTTCGCATATCCCTCATTGGGAGATCTTTGTACCAGCTTCTGCTCTTGCCCATATATCCTACACAGACATGGTCCTGGCTGCATTTTCAACACCCTGCTCCACAGCAGTTCTCTGGCTTCTGATGCAGcctaggccatatctacactacaaactttggtcaacgcaagttatgttggcataaagCCACTGCAGTTAGTATATCTCTCAGGCATGTGTATTCTTGGCAGGCTGTGCTGGTGCTGTGCGTATTCACcgggagtgcttgtgttgatgcACAGTGCAATGTACCATCAGTGTACAACTCGCCATCATCAAGCATGCTGTATTTTGGGAAATGTTGGCAATgtgtggtggggcagaaatgagtcatgcaggtatgactgggagcaaggggacAACTTCTCAGCATGTAACAGTTTCCACCCTgtaatttttgtctttttttttttttttaaatcccacaaaCCTGCATGGCACTGTttgctgtctgccatctctgacagaagcattgagcccgcacagctctgcactattgtcatgagtgtTGCAAACACAGGACACACAATCCTCCAGTGTTTGCAAAGCAGTAGGAAGAGCCACAGGACAACTTTGTGAAGGACATATTGCTGTGGAACATAGTGAGAATCAGTTCAAGGTGGTTGTTAGtgttcacggagcagctgcagatgatgGAGCATCACTTCTGGGCTTAAGAAataagcactgactggtgggattgcattgtaatGCAGGGTTGAGATGAAGAGCAGCAGCTGTAGAACTTTTGGATGCGCAAGGctacattcctggatctgtgtacTTAGCACACCCCAGCTGTCCAGGGCAGGGAaaacaagaatgagagctgcactgatggTTGAAAAGTGGGAGGCGATTACCCTGGGGAACTTGCAGTGTTGGATTGCTAcctgtcagtgggaaatcattttggagttggaaaatacATTGTGTAGTCCATTGTCGTGCAATTGTGCAGAGCCTCAAttgtctcctgctatgcaggacgtGACTCTCAGCAATGCGTAGGACGtggtggatggatttgcagcaactGCAATGGAGCAGTAGATGccttattacttgaaaccactcgaatcctactttttatactgaataaaataacttttgtttattaatgaacccagaataaatgattaatacctgggagagcaaacagctgtgcatctctctctatcagggTTATAGAGGGCGGATAATTTAtgattttaccctgtataagctttaaacagagtaaaacggatttatttgggatttggctCCCATTGAGAGCTGGGTTTCTGGTTGCTGGAGTCAGGTCTCCTGCAGAGatgttttcacttaaagcctgcagctttgggggcgtggcccagaccctgggtctgtgttgcagcaggctagcgtgtctggctcaacaaggcagggttctggaagtcccaagctgtcAGGGAAAACGGACTTGGAGGTAATTTCAGCATGCCAGGTGATAGTCTTAAGaggatctctgtgactgaacctgtcacagCCGCAAATATTCTTATTTTGACACCAGCCCGCCTTGCCACAGTACATCAAcaaaaagggctacttttctatggttatgcaagtgtGGCTCACTGGGCACACTTCACCGGTATCAGTGTTGGCTGGTTAGGGAAGGTGTGTGACACTCACacctttaagaacacaggactgtttagaaagctgcaagcagggactttctttcccaactggtggattactgttggggatgttgaaatgctaataATGATCCTGGGGGACCTAGGATACCCCTTACTcacctggctcatgaagccatatgctTGCCActttgacagcaccaaggaaagattcaactaccagctcagcagctgcagaatAACAGTTGAATACACTTTTGGTAGATTAGATTGAAGGGAAGCTGGTGGTGTTTGCttacaagattggatctcagtgagaaaaataccccaatggttatagctgcctgctgtatCCTACATCAAAGGAGGAAAAGCTGCTGTTAGAGTGGAAGGCAGAGGTCAAGTGGCTGTTTGAGTTCAAAGAGCCAGACACAAGAGTGattagaagagctcaacatgGAGCTATGTGGCTGAGGGAGGCCTTAAAAGAGAACTTTAACAATTAGAAACAGTAATATGATGTGATGGACTGTGCTCTATGTGCCCAAAAGTTTTGGgggctgttaggaattgtgtgatGCTTGGTGCAcatctatgaatataacactatcaatgcacctattaatttttcAGTGCTTGCTGTACATCTATGATTATTACACTGTTTGCCCACGGAACTCGTAGGATCAGTGACACTTTCAGTAGTGCTAGGCATTCTGCACGTATGTTTTGaagtaataaagatgaattatttaccaaaaaatagattttcattGTGTACCAAAACCAATgcaataaaaaacaataaaaactcaAATGAATTAATGAACAGAACttaaggggaaagaacattcatatCCATTTCCGTTCATTTTGGCTGCACATAAAGCAAGtgtggctttcacaggtcagtgtaagTGAAGATGTGGTTGTCCTTACTGTCCTGAatgtggagtggtaggggtagggaTGCTGCCTGATGCCGCATGGTATGTTGGGTGTATAGGGAAGTGCTAAAATCGAGTTCTCCATTGACTGCAAAGGCAGGTGAGCCCGTGATTGTTAAATCTATAGATCAGCAAGAGTCTGTAGCATCTGTGCCGCTGGAGAAGCGCCATTTacatttccctttccttttacTGGAAGGCCTCTTCGGCCTCTCTCTTTTccactctttttttccttctccatacTGTCCGTAGTATTCACCCTCCAGGTGAATCTGTTCACTGTCCTCATCCTTCTCCTTATCTGGTTCAGGTGTTCTGCATGTGAGGAGGGGGAACCCCAGAAAGCCACAGCAGTGGCTgctacagataaaacacacagaggtatcGTATTTATAGTCACAACGGAAAgcaaaagttaagattcagaactcccttgCCTTGCTCCCCTGaggttttaaacaagacatgctttCTGACATTTCAACTTTGGAGCACCTGTGCACAGTGCAGCTCTCCAGTCCTAGCCGTAGTGAATATGGCCTAGCAGGAGGaatttggggggatgggggaggggaagagaagggaattgtTCAACTGCATGAAAGAGTCAAATTTCAGCCCCTACTTCCATGGGGTACAAGCATAGGGCAGTGGCTCTGAATATTGGCActcttttccacaggcagtgctgattttagctgatatcttgAGGTAACAAAGACACAGAGCACAGCTGCTTGTGGCATCCTGACGCCACTCTGGCCCATATGCTGCTCGTTCATTAGCTTTGTCAGGCACCATTGCAGTTATCACTGACTGGCATGGGgaaatgtcctaccatggaggaagaaataaggctttCACCCCTAGAAACCATGATTGCAGAGTTCCTCCATGAAAATTTCATCAAGATCTCTTaagaggattcaagggacatcgctgtgtacataaacaaactactCTGCACAGCCCCCCTCTCTAACTCTACaggaaatgaaaagcagatacCAACTCTACCTTTTCTAGtacaagtaaattaatgaaaagttgcTACCTGTGTCCTGCTGTGTTGGGGTCTGGCACCATCTGTACATCTAAACTTGTAATGGGAAATGTATTCACACACTATCTGAAGTTCCTTCCTGTGCATCGGGCTTGCTCCTGCTCAGCTTCAGGGACTGACTGGACTGCAGTGGAGTCTGGAACAGATCCTGGCTCACAGCATAGCTGGATCCCTCTTTCCCCCTGGTCACATGTCATCCATCCTCCTCCACCACTGCCTCACTATTCATGGCAGAATATTTCAAGCTCCACCAAGGTATCCCCATTGGTCTGTAGggtgctggtgggggtgtctgCCAATGGAATGCAGCTAATTGTAGAAGCTTCAGATCTGCAACTTGGCATCAAATTGaatgttggcctccctggccttctggtatgcctgttgcagtttctttgcttttacttggcactgctgctggtccctgtcataCCTGTTTGCCTGCATCCCTCACACAATCTGCTCATAGACATTCCCATTTCTACAGCTGCTCCGTGACTGTGCCTGCAcaacctcttctccccacaggcccaagAGATCCGATATCTCTCCTTTCTACTCCAGCAAGAGCATGCATGCAGCATGGTAGGTTGGGCAATTGCATGCAACAATGAAGAGCTACTAAGCGTGCTCACCAATCAGGGAAGGGCATTTCAAAAATTCGTAGGGTTTTTAAAGCAAGAGAGTGGGCCTTCCCATCTCTGTGaccccctgggcagtggagttcacaattgtgacgaGAGTGTTCAATGTTGGGCATTATGGGACAGTTGCTGGAGGGCTGTTAGGGTCAGTATAGGTCACGCAGTGTCTATCCCTGCACTGTGCCAAGCATGACTCAACATTGttcggggaggtggtgttactacgTTGTCATAACTGGGCACTGACAATGGTAGGAGACAAATTTGAATGCAGACCCATGCACAACTAGATCAATGCAAAGTGACTGTCAACCTATCTttgttgtgtagaccaggccttactctGGCTGTGGTTCCCTCTGGGTTTCACCCTGTATGTCCGTTCCCTGCAGCTCATGGatagccatgctgctgctgcttcccaaaaGTGTCCAGTCACTTCCTGGTTCATGGTCTTTTCATGGAGTTTCTGAATCTGCTTTCTCTACCTGTCTGGCCAGAAGGCAGCAAatgtgcagtggggcaggggtTGGTAGAAGTCTTAGTCTAATGCTTAGCAGATTTGTCACAGAAGGTTCGTGTTAGAAGAGGGATACTATCCATGCTCCTCTAAAAACTCATTTTACAAAACTCCTTACATTTCCCATTAAGACCATGTAGTGTTAGGTTTATAATGATTTTATAAATCTAACTTACTTTTCACCGTTCTTGCTGTTTGTTTACTGTTTGCATTGGAAAATGTAACTAGACTTGTTTTCCTTTCTGACACTCATTACGGTACTGTTGTGTTCTGGATCATAGCACTGCAAAGAAATGTTTAAGTAAAAACATGTTCACTGAAACATGacatgaaaacattttaatgtgTAAGTTTTATAAAACCAGTTTTCTACAAAATATAAATTGTCTCTCTCAAATTATTTGTGCCCTCTGGAGTACTGTCGGGGTACCAGCAACATATTACAGTAATAACAAACTACTCGAAAGTAAAGTAACTAATGTGATTGTTGCTTTTCAAAGTCAAATCACTACTGACCATCTTTATACTATTTTTGAAAAGATCACTGGTTACGTCAACTAGAGCTGTGTTTTCTTTATCCATTGATAAAATGAGATCTCTTGGGAATTAATTACACTGAGGGTAGTAGTACAAAACAATATAACCACAAAGTTACAAAATGTTGTAACTCGGAAAAAAGTGTATATTTGTTGCTTTTTATAAAGCTGTTgctcttaattttaaaaacagacaatgaACTGATAGAATGCCTGTTACTATTTAATTAGCATATATAGTTAAATAAATATGTCCCACTGTTTTTGAATTAGATGAAGTTGTAATGTCTAACCCATTATTGGACCTTCAAAGAAGGTAATGGAAACTTGTTTGCCTGATACACATTATAAAGTTTCTCAGCTTAGAAGTCCTATTAAAGGTACTTTCTATGCCTTTCTAAACATATATCCATTAGCCACTGTCTAGTCTTGGACAGAATCAGATTGCTCAAATGTATGTGATTACCTCTTCTCTAGTGTGTGGTCTGCAAAGGAGTTATAAGACTTAATTCTGTCAGATTCTTCATTCAGTAGTTCAGGGGTGTAGAAGCTTGGAAGAAAACTGCCTTTCTGTTGGTTGGTCCTGTCCTAAAAGCCCTTTGGCATAGGTGCAAATGTTAACACATGTATATATACACGCACCATCCTTGTAGTAACTTAAATCACCAATTACACACTTCTGATCTCAATCATAATGTAATTATTTTTGCCTTTGTGAAGAGATTTGAAATacattgctttttttcctttaatcCCTACAGAGTCAGATGGAATTCAGTGTTGCTTCTCTGTCTATACAAGAACAAGGTTCACAAAATGAACAGAGGCAACTAGTCAAAGCAGCTCCCAGTGTCCAGGCCCCCAAATCTTCTCAGGGTAATAAGGTACCTAGCTCTGATGGGCTAATATCAGCAAGGAAGGAAGAAGAGTCATCCTTCTGGAAGATAAATGCAGAGCGCTCAAAGGTTGAAGGCGAACAGTCTGAGTTCCAGTCGTTGACCCCCAGCCAGATCAAATCcatggagaaaggagagaagtcCCTTCCAGCATATTACAGGCAAGAGTCTGCTCCAAGAGAGACAACTAAATCTGAGAAGTCCAACATAGCTAAACAAGAAAAAATTGTCACCCCAAGCCTTCCTGACACATCCCTAGAATGGGAGAAACCTCGACCCAGTCAGCCCTCCACTAGCACTCTAGATGACATCTTTCTTCCTGAACAACCGGAGCAACTGGCATCTGCAGGGTCAAAAAATGAAGATGCCAATGGCACGATGCTTTCAGACCCACAGACATTTGGACAGGTAAGGACCACTATTTAATCCGTTATCTTGAATTTTTGAGAGTATGTAACACAAGTCCAACGAGGTCACTCAAGATGATTAGGGATTCTGTGGAGCACTAAACTCTAGCTAAgcttgttgtcttttttttttttttttttttaatgcagcagATTGAAGAAATTCATTCAACCAATGCACTAATTTGTCTATTTCTGgaatgggtatttttaatatagGAATACCTAATATCATATAGTTACATAATGCCTCTTCTCCAGTAAACACTCAACCAGTTCACCTCTGAAATGGCAACCCTTTCTGAATAGAACACAGCAGCTGATTAAAGACAAACTACACAACAGTTAGGACGGTAAATGAGAGGATACCATACCCAGTTGAAACAAAGGAACATTTAGGGTTATTTTTCACTTGGAATAGCAAGTCTCACACTCATTTAATACTCCTGTAGTTTAAAGCTTTTCCAATTGAAACTATAAATTAGAGGTACTTGGGTGAACAAGGGAAGTTCTCTAAACTAAAGGCAGCATAATCGAGAGAGAGTTGCAGCAgctagatttgtttttaaagctttcccCCTCCTTGTGCTGCCCAGCAGTCACTTCCCCAGTGGGGCTGCTTTCAAATGTGTTCTGTTGAAAAGGCTAAAG is from Dermochelys coriacea isolate rDerCor1 chromosome 3, rDerCor1.pri.v4, whole genome shotgun sequence and encodes:
- the C3H1orf198 gene encoding uncharacterized protein C1orf198 homolog; translation: MASMAAAIAASRTAVLNGNRPLDERERKRFSYFSSLSPMARKIMAEKERIRERYGPDWERLPPRQQDEIIDKCLVEPHIQARYAAHRGAARAAPPACYPGLRLNTGQKVVRFGDEDITWQDEHSAPFSWETKSQMEFSVASLSIQEQGSQNEQRQLVKAAPSVQAPKSSQGNKVPSSDGLISARKEEESSFWKINAERSKVEGEQSEFQSLTPSQIKSMEKGEKSLPAYYRQESAPRETTKSEKSNIAKQEKIVTPSLPDTSLEWEKPRPSQPSTSTLDDIFLPEQPEQLASAGSKNEDANGTMLSDPQTFGQINTSNVILKTGFDFLDNW